From the genome of Treponema peruense:
CTCTTTTTTGCTCATTCTTTTCCGTATTTATTCCCGTAAATTCATTGAATTTTTCGTTTTTTTTTGCGTATTTCTACAGTTTTTTCTGCTTATTTATAGTCATTTTTGTCAGGTTTTCGCGTTTTTTGGTGTATTCGTTTTAAGCCATTTTTCTTCAAGTTTGCGTGTCTCAATACTTTTGTAATGACTTGAAAAATGATAACCGCCGCAGAAAATGCATTTATAAATTGCTTTGGTTTTTTTATTCACATGACTTATGTAGGGCAAATCGCCGTTTGCTTTGCGCTGGTATTCAGAACCGATTGATTTTCTTCGTATTTTGTTTTTTCTGTTTACATACCTGGAATATTTAACGCAGTCATTGTAAGAAGAAAATATTTTCTTTTTTGTTATTTCGCAGATTCCGACTTCACACTTCATGGATTTCAATTCCGTACTTTTCAAACATCCATTCGCGCTTTACCAGGTATTCTTTAGTGCGGAATCCTTTTACATCTTCCACGACTTGCCGTTTGTTAATGCAGTCGTAATAGACAAAGTCGGCAACATATTTCTTGCCGGAAGTCATTCTCTTTTCGCCAGTCCTGCGATGAGCTTTTGACAAAACAAAAGGCACCTGCAACTGCAAGTCAGAAATCTTCCCAGCGCGTGCAAGTACCTTAAGTTCACAATATCGGCTTCCTTCCTTTTGGGAAGCAAACCGTATTCCGTCGATTGTTACAGGTTTTGCATGATATTTACTAAAGTTCAAAAGTTTCCTCCTGAACTTATAGTCATTTTTCTTTTAACTCCCATTCCGAATATTCTGAATCACATTTATCATAATGACCTTCTTCCCTACTAGCATATTTACAGTTGGTACAGTTCTTCATTTTTGCATTCACGCCATCTACAGCACGGCAGTGAAGTTTTAATTCTTCAATCTGTTGTGCAAGCTCTGCATTTTCTTTTTCTGCCTCTTCAAGTCTTTTGCAAATAATTTCAAACCCCAGTTGAGTATAAGCCTTTTTTAACTCCAACGAGATTTTATTTTTCAAATATTCCAGTTCTTTATCAGTCATTTTCACAATCCTTACAATTTTGCGTGTCTAAATCCAGATCCTAAAATCTTTTTTGAGTTTTGATCTTCCTGTTCCGTTAACAATCTTTTTATTATACCGCCGTATAATATGCGGGCTTGCCCGGAATAACGCCCCGGGAGCTGACAGCTCCGCGGCCAGTGTTTCCGCTTCCTGTTGTGAAAATCCGCAACGAAATACCCACCAATGACCGTCCCTGAACTCATCGACTTTGTAAAACTCCATGCGTGGGCGTACTTTTATTTCTTTTTTTTCACTGCTGCTATTTCCCTGATGTTCTTTTTCGCTACTGGCTACAAGCTTATTTTTTAACCAATCTTTCAACTTTGCGAAGTCTGAATTATTGATCCAGCCGCGCCGGTTTTTTCTGAATGTTTTAATTTTCAATTTATCTGCATAGTTGTAAAATGTTGAACATGGCAAACCTAAACGCTCTATAGCTGTAGAAACCGGCAGCGCGTCAAAATCTCCGGCGGCATCAGCCTGCATTTTTTCAAAATCGGAGCGCTTTATATATTTCACGCGTCCGAACAATTCGCATTTTATTCCGGCTCTATTAATTCTCTGATAGAGCGCGCCTCTGTCTATTCCCAATTGGGCCGCAGCATCGTTTATGCCGATACTATCCGGGCTCCGCTTATATATCGCCTTCAACTTTTCAAAATCTTCAAGCGATATACTACTGTAAGCTTTGCCCATGATTTTCTTTTGAGCAACCATTTTAAACCCGCGATTTTTGCAATAATAATATAAATTATTTTTTGGCACTCCCAGCTCGTTCGCCGCTTCCTGCAATAAAATATATTTATTCATGACGCCCCTCTTTTTTATATTCCTCGAAATTCCTTTTCACTTTTCTTTTTTCGTCCTCGGAAAGCAAGAAAAAATTTATGTTGTTTTTTATACAGTAATCCTCCAGCTTTTGGGCTTTTGTCTTGCTGTACATCGTTTTTTTTACCTGAAGATACAGATACGCTATAAAACTGGTTCTTATCTTCAGCCTGTTTTTTAATATCTGCTCAATCACAAGACTTGCGCTGTCTACAGCCAGCTCTTCCTTATGATCAATACAAAAAATCAGCTTCTTTTCCTTCGCCTCCTTGCTTATGATTTTTCTTGCAATCTCCAACAGAAGCAGGAATATCTTGTCAATCTTTTCCGGCATTCCGTGGTAGTATTCATACTGCAAATTCATAAGCCTCTGGTTGTCATTTTCCGGGGCGGCAAAAAAGAGCAAGTCATCAATCTCTTTTTTCTCCTCCTGCTCATAAAAATCAAAGTCAAGAAAATACTGAAAACCGCATTCTGTTTTCTCTCCTCTCATCTTTAATTTCCTGTAAGTTTTGCAGCCTCTTCCCTGAACACCTTGCAGCACATCCTGCACTTGCAGTATTCCCAGTCCTCCTTGGCGCAAGTGTAGAAAGGGTTTCCGAACATCCGGCAGTATGATTTTTCCTGGCACTCAAAGCATCTTCCGCCACCGCGATAGAATTTGTCCGACAGGTCTTTCGGAATCGGATAGTCTACGTTAAGCCGTATAAAATTGCCTGGTAATTCATACCCGCATTTGAAGACAAGGCTTTTGGAAAAACGGCTTTTGAGCAGGTTTCCTGTTTTCTCGGCATCGTCAGCTTTCGCTCTTCTCCAGCAGGTGTAGCAGACTGTCTGGCTTACCGGGTAACTTGTGCCGCAAACCTTGCATTGCTGCCATGCCATTAGTTTGACTTCTTCCTGTCCGTTTTCAGTTGCTCTTCTGTCCGCCATAGCTTCCTCTCATTTCGTTTTCAAAGTCTGACTTCAGCTTCTGTCCGTAGCCTGAAAGGCACTTCTCGTACTGGAATCCAAAATAACTTGCGCCAGTCGGCATTCCTCTCTCGACCCATTCGTTGTGGTAATGCTCAAAGATTTTTGGAATAAAGCGCGGATCGTCTTTCATTTCATCAAGAAGCTGTGTCTCTATCTGCTCCGGCGTTTTCCGTGTTTCTTCCTGGTTGTTGGTTCGGACTCCAAACCTGTTTTTGTCAAAATTGGCAGGGAGAAGGTCATAGAACCACTGTTTTTGCACAAGCTGGTAGAAGCCAATCTTCTGCCTGAATCCGCAGTACGTGCCGGGGTTTGAGTAGATGTCCGTGAAATTCCTGCAAGCCTGGATTATGTCGTCGCTGTGCACGTTCTGGAGCTCTTCCTTCCTGTGGATTACAGAAAGTGCGTTCTTGAAATCAGTTTGCAGAAATGAGATTTCGTTTTCTCTTGCGCACGGAAGCCTGGCTTTTTTGAAAATCTCAAATATTTTTTTTGAATATTCAGTTTGAGAAGGAGAGAGAGAGCCAAAAACAACTTCGCTTGCATTAAGATTATGATTCTCTCTCTCATTCCCATTACCATTTAGATTATCATTATGATTAAGATTATGATTATTAAGGGTTGTTTGGTTGTTTTCGGGTTGTTTTGGTTGTTTTTCTTCAAAACAGGTTGTTTCGGTTGTTTTTAGGTTGTTTTCAACTTTTTCTAGTTGTTTTGGTTGTTTTTCATAATTTGAGTTGTTTTTAGAAAAATCAGTTGCTTCGTTGTTTTCTTCATTATTGAGATTCTTTCTTTGTGCGTTCTGGTTTCCGCTGGGTGCGCCTCCTTTTGATGATTTTGAGTTGTCGATAAGGTCTTTCATAGGGAGCCATATAATCATCTCTATCTCATTAAGGTTTTCCGGCTCAATTCCGAACATTCCATAGTTTGTGACCGCCTCGTAGAATTTCAGTTTCATTTCCGGGGTCGGCATTAAGTCAATCTGTTTTTTTGTTGTCTCTGAAAAAACAAAACTTTTAAATTTATTCATTTATTTCCCCTTAAAATTTTTTTATTTCTTTTTCCACAATTTCCTTTACAAGACGCAGGCATTTGCCTGGATTATTCCCGATGTTGCACAGTTGATTACATCCAAGACTGCATACAATCG
Proteins encoded in this window:
- a CDS encoding DUF1064 domain-containing protein; this translates as MNFSKYHAKPVTIDGIRFASQKEGSRYCELKVLARAGKISDLQLQVPFVLSKAHRRTGEKRMTSGKKYVADFVYYDCINKRQVVEDVKGFRTKEYLVKREWMFEKYGIEIHEV
- a CDS encoding helix-turn-helix domain-containing protein: MNKYILLQEAANELGVPKNNLYYYCKNRGFKMVAQKKIMGKAYSSISLEDFEKLKAIYKRSPDSIGINDAAAQLGIDRGALYQRINRAGIKCELFGRVKYIKRSDFEKMQADAAGDFDALPVSTAIERLGLPCSTFYNYADKLKIKTFRKNRRGWINNSDFAKLKDWLKNKLVASSEKEHQGNSSSEKKEIKVRPRMEFYKVDEFRDGHWWVFRCGFSQQEAETLAAELSAPGALFRASPHIIRRYNKKIVNGTGRSKLKKDFRIWI
- a CDS encoding DUF6291 domain-containing protein; protein product: MNKFKSFVFSETTKKQIDLMPTPEMKLKFYEAVTNYGMFGIEPENLNEIEMIIWLPMKDLIDNSKSSKGGAPSGNQNAQRKNLNNEENNEATDFSKNNSNYEKQPKQLEKVENNLKTTETTCFEEKQPKQPENNQTTLNNHNLNHNDNLNGNGNERENHNLNASEVVFGSLSPSQTEYSKKIFEIFKKARLPCARENEISFLQTDFKNALSVIHRKEELQNVHSDDIIQACRNFTDIYSNPGTYCGFRQKIGFYQLVQKQWFYDLLPANFDKNRFGVRTNNQEETRKTPEQIETQLLDEMKDDPRFIPKIFEHYHNEWVERGMPTGASYFGFQYEKCLSGYGQKLKSDFENEMRGSYGGQKSN